A window from Toxoplasma gondii ME49 chromosome IX, whole genome shotgun sequence encodes these proteins:
- a CDS encoding hypothetical protein (encoded by transcript TGME49_266720) — MPLASCGYYAVQIRISIKIKRRLNALQHALSVALILERLFNAPSQLSVTCVRVTVFAVPDAFAGIARLFHHWLLPLQISMGPCLPLLVTWREIPHLAAEMPKSGSIEGITVRFGGSISFRFMDCPYVLVAVCLENCRRSTSVVDFTNQKKHHNSYLLLLDPYFVLNLGVQVVSVVFCWQAMQALQCRVAETARLEQQKPK, encoded by the coding sequence ATGCCTTTGGCCTCATGCGGCTATTATGCAGTCCAGATTCGCATTTCTATCAAAATAAAGCGTCGCCTCAACGCTTTGCAACACGCACTGTCTGTAGCGCTGATTCTAGAGAGACTGTTCAATGCTCCTTCCCAGCTCTCCGTGACCTGCGTGAGAGTTACAGTTTTCGCCGTGCCAGACGCGTTTGCTGGAATTGCACGTCTTTTTCACCACTGGCTTCTTCCCTTGCAAATCAGCATGGGCCCATGCCTACCTCTCCTGGTAACATGGCGAGAGATACCACATCTCGCTGCTGAGATGCCCAAGTCTGGAAGCATTGAGGGGATCACTGTACGCTTCGGGGGGTCTATCTCTTTCCGTTTTATGGACTGCCCTTACGTTTTAGTCGCTGTTTGCCTCGAGAATTGTCGGCGGTCTACTTCTGTTGTGGATTTCACTAACCAAAAAAAACACCACAACTCATATTTGTTGTTGTTGGATCCATACTTCGTCTTAAATTTGGGTGTACAGGTTGTATCGGTCGTTTTCTGTTGGCAAGCCATGCAGGCCCTCCAGTGCCGCGTTGCGGAAACAGCCCGACTGGAACAGCAAAAGCCTAAATAA
- a CDS encoding NEK kinase (encoded by transcript TGME49_266710~Gene product name based on ToxoDB Community Expert Annotation. Predicted member of protein kinase family Other;NEK, (PMID:22047078).), whose protein sequence is MIGLEQRQAALKESTILQDLSAHPNVITYFNNKLDRKKQILHIIIEYADGGDLEQQIHLRRNLLEEQLEAGRTKNESSPPSADHQDLSNYAPFFFKEEHVLLVFVQTLAGLLHLHSRSILHRDIKSQNIFLSSDGLIKLGDFGIARRLNKDNMAETYVGSPCYMSPELYKREPYNYKSDIWALGCVLFELCCLRKPFHGSNIVVLAMQVTRNKPPAHLDTPPGLYPPPLHHLVNRMLQVDPAERPSAAEIMATPYILRSMKKLIKRYPQLHYLQCYLNDLSCSVAKELPPSNPPFDGCDSSEANTASAEHFPENSYHAEIKYNSEPLPAASNVESKTKPAAERVGGRSSTRPVAGNNEDKVYLSDEPQRPSFITLKALLNESLVFDE, encoded by the exons ATGATAGGGCTAGAGCAACGACAAGCTGCCCTTAAAGAATCGACCATATTGCAAGACTTGAGCGCTCACCCGAATGTCATTACATATTTCAACAACAAGTTAGATAGAAAGAAGCAGATTCTCCACATCATCATTGAATACGCGGATGGCGGCGACTTGGAGCAACAAATTCACTTGCGGCGCAACCTGCTTGAGGAGCAGCTTGAAGCTGGACGCACAAAGAATGAGTCATCCCCACCAAGCGCCGATCACCAGGACCTGAGCAACTACGCCCCATTTTTTTTCAAAGAGGAACATGTCCTTTTGGTATTCGTCCAAACACTCGCCGGTCTATTGCATCTACACTCCAGGAGTATTCTTCATCGCGATATCAAAAGCCAAAACATCTTCTTATCTAGCGACGGCTTGATCAAATTGGGAGACTTCGGAATCGCAAGGCGGCTCAATAAGGACAACATGGCAGAAACATATGTTGGAAGTCCATGCTACATGTCTCCGGAACTTTACAAACGGGAGCCATACAACTACAAGAGCGATATTTGGGCTTTAGgctgcgtcctcttcgaGCTGTGCTGTCTGCGAAAGCCCTTCCACG GTTCCAATATCGTGGTCCTGGCGATGCAGGTTACGCGCAACAAACCTCCAGCGCATCTTGACACTCCTCCTGGTTTGTATCCCCCTCCGTTGCACCACTTGGTCAATCGCATGCTTCAGGTTGACCCGGCTGAGAGACCATCGGCTGCCGAGATCATGGCCACTCCGTATATACTGAGGTCCATGAAGAAGCTGATTAAAAG GTACCCTCAACTGCACTACCTACAATGCTACCTCAACGACCTCTCCTGTTCAGTTGCAAAAGAACTTCCTCCCTCGAATCCTCCGTTTGATGGCTGTGACAGCTCTGAAGCTAATACAGCGTCAGCG GAACATTTCCCAGAGAATTCGTACCATGCGGAAATAAAGTACAATTCAGAGCCGCTGCCTGCAGCGTCAAATGTTGAATCTAAGACGAAGCCTGCTGCCGAGAGAGTTGGTGGCAGAAGCAGTACGCGCCCCGTCGCGGGTAACAATGAGGACAAGGTCTACCTCTCTGACGAGCCTCAACGACCCTCCTTCATCACCCTGAAAGCTCTCCTCAATGAGTCGCTTGTCTTCGACGAGTAA